One Candidatus Limnocylindrales bacterium genomic region harbors:
- the lnt gene encoding apolipoprotein N-acyltransferase has protein sequence MARRCETSATVAWGLLTMADSSFRPPAWLPHVASVAVATVIFTLIYDPFHASALSFLALTPVVLVFADPRIPCTLRRAALCGFAFGLCASMAIVGPWMFAAAVDYFDRSGVWSFSFTLAINALYVALFYVPAFTAIRLLSITPPLVRIFGAGSVWIALEALRAADPVGNAWALLGQGLMGIPLIREAAAFGGVWLLGWIAAICGSAIGVALQPDLGTRDVLRSTRIVVAAPLLLALLGIIARYGDRSFAPLQPLRVAIVQAEIPSRDVWDPAKRMEHWDSYVSATESLVPGTVDVVVWPESAAPFLLDADASARARLVELSTKLNAAILLGAPRTQPTSTGRAALLNSVYFFSPGIPDPKTYDKRRLLPFVERAPVAAAGERETVEYTAGALPVLFDVHGWQLAPLLCFEAIYPEYSRAAVLAGAHLLVNLSNDAWFAGGAGPEQHFAMSSLATVEFRRSMVRAANGGVSGAIGPDGAEIGYTIHRQKAVRIFQIPTPPRTITMTAERGDIIAWIAGAVALLCLALSLRPARSG, from the coding sequence ATGGCCCGCCGGTGCGAAACGAGCGCGACCGTTGCGTGGGGCCTGCTGACGATGGCCGACTCCTCGTTCCGGCCGCCCGCGTGGCTGCCTCACGTCGCGTCGGTCGCCGTCGCGACGGTGATCTTCACGCTGATCTACGATCCGTTCCATGCCAGCGCACTGTCGTTCCTTGCGCTTACGCCGGTCGTACTGGTGTTCGCCGATCCGCGCATTCCCTGCACGCTTCGCCGCGCGGCGCTGTGCGGCTTCGCGTTCGGGCTTTGCGCGTCGATGGCGATCGTCGGTCCGTGGATGTTCGCCGCAGCCGTCGACTACTTCGACCGCAGCGGCGTGTGGTCGTTCTCGTTCACGCTCGCGATCAACGCGCTTTACGTCGCGCTGTTCTACGTTCCCGCATTCACCGCCATACGGCTGCTTTCGATCACGCCGCCTCTGGTGCGGATCTTCGGTGCGGGGTCGGTCTGGATCGCGCTCGAAGCGTTGCGCGCGGCCGATCCGGTCGGGAACGCATGGGCTCTGCTCGGGCAGGGCCTGATGGGGATTCCGCTGATTCGCGAAGCGGCGGCGTTCGGCGGCGTGTGGCTGCTCGGCTGGATTGCGGCGATCTGCGGCTCGGCCATCGGCGTGGCGCTTCAGCCCGACCTCGGAACGCGCGATGTGCTGCGCAGCACGCGCATCGTGGTCGCGGCTCCGCTGTTGCTCGCGCTGCTCGGAATCATCGCCCGCTACGGAGATCGCTCGTTTGCGCCGCTGCAGCCGCTGCGGGTTGCGATCGTGCAGGCCGAAATCCCGAGCCGCGACGTATGGGATCCCGCCAAGCGCATGGAGCACTGGGACAGCTACGTGTCGGCAACCGAATCGCTGGTTCCTGGAACCGTCGACGTGGTCGTATGGCCGGAAAGCGCCGCACCGTTTCTGCTCGACGCCGACGCTTCGGCGCGCGCGCGTCTCGTCGAGCTTTCGACGAAGCTCAACGCGGCCATCCTGCTCGGCGCCCCGCGGACGCAGCCGACATCGACCGGCCGCGCGGCGCTGCTGAACAGCGTGTACTTCTTCTCGCCGGGAATTCCCGACCCGAAGACGTACGACAAGCGGCGCCTGCTCCCGTTCGTCGAACGTGCGCCGGTCGCGGCCGCGGGCGAGCGCGAGACGGTCGAATACACGGCCGGCGCACTGCCGGTCCTGTTCGATGTGCACGGCTGGCAGCTCGCGCCGCTGCTCTGCTTCGAAGCGATCTATCCGGAGTATTCGCGCGCCGCCGTCCTTGCCGGCGCACATCTGCTCGTCAACCTGTCCAACGATGCATGGTTCGCCGGCGGCGCCGGCCCCGAGCAGCACTTTGCGATGAGCTCGCTCGCGACGGTCGAGTTCCGGCGCTCGATGGTGCGTGCCGCAAACGGCGGAGTCTCCGGCGCGATCGGCCCGGACGGAGCCGAAATCGGCTACACGATTCACCGGCAGAAAGCGGTTCGGATCTTCCAGATTCCGACTCCGCCACGAACGATCACGATGACCGCCGAGCGTGGCGACATCATCGCGTGGATTGCCGGAGCGGTCGCGCTGCTGTGCCTCGCGCTGTCACTGCGCCCGGCTCGCTCCGGATAG
- a CDS encoding TetR/AcrR family transcriptional regulator encodes MINEALDTADARTTRERILDAAEQVFAEKGLGAAPVRDIAARVGLNPASLYNHFAGKEELYEAVLDRGLTPVLKMLSDLLVGERTRDDDDQAIDQVVRHFAQSPNLAKLIHYETLAGGERIARIAGRWFEPVYQRGIDVLRASRAAELWPEHELPLLLLGFQNLIVGYFAMAPLVHQVFGVDPVSEEGLSRQMAFLHKVSHLLIPPREG; translated from the coding sequence ATGATTAACGAAGCTTTGGACACGGCCGATGCCCGTACGACCCGGGAGCGCATCCTCGATGCGGCTGAGCAGGTGTTCGCCGAGAAGGGCCTCGGGGCCGCCCCGGTGCGGGACATCGCCGCGCGCGTGGGCCTGAATCCCGCCAGCCTCTACAACCACTTCGCCGGCAAGGAAGAGCTCTACGAAGCGGTTCTCGATCGAGGCCTGACGCCGGTCCTGAAGATGCTGTCCGACCTGCTGGTCGGCGAGCGCACGCGCGACGATGACGATCAGGCCATCGACCAGGTCGTGCGGCACTTCGCGCAGAGCCCCAACCTCGCCAAGCTGATCCACTACGAAACACTGGCGGGCGGCGAGCGCATCGCGCGCATCGCCGGCCGGTGGTTCGAACCCGTCTACCAGCGCGGCATCGATGTGCTTCGCGCAAGCCGTGCAGCCGAGCTGTGGCCGGAGCACGAGCTGCCGCTGCTGCTGCTCGGGTTTCAGAATCTCATTGTCGGGTACTTCGCGATGGCACCGCTCGTCCATCAGGTCTTCGGCGTCGATCCGGTTTCCGAAGAAGGGCTCTCACGGCAGATGGCTTTCCTGCACAAGGTCTCGCACCTGCTGATCCCACCGCGCGAAGGCTGA
- a CDS encoding cytochrome P450, whose translation MSFVDLDLSNPDCFDGGFPHEFFRALRREDPVHWNDTRHEVERNGRGFWNITKYEDVKMMSRNPLLFSSWEGGTNIFELSGDDLHGSRSMMLNMDPPQHVKYRRLVAHNFTPRMIDRLESHIRDLAREIIDNIAERGSCDFIMDVAAQLPMKTIMEIVGVPEEDQQRLFDVTNKLVGFDDPEYQGSFDEGRMAAAEVAMYGQKLADLVSECPMDNLASALYHGKVDGQSLDPLQYNYFFLMLMVAGNETTRTMTAHGMRLLMEHPDQRRKLIEDPSLIPNAVEEFLRYNPPVMYFRRTLTDDFQLRGKLLRKGDKVVMWYPSANRDEDIYADPDRFDVTRNIPEHLGLGIGEHYCLGASFARAQLRSIFTEILTRLPDMQPAGPMRFLRSNFVQGIKEMPVRYTPARRTPAPHASGTVTSELFAMPETNGAAAADVAAPSGCPFHTGPSGQVPA comes from the coding sequence ATGAGTTTTGTCGATCTCGACCTTTCGAATCCGGATTGTTTCGACGGCGGCTTCCCCCACGAGTTCTTCCGCGCGCTGCGCCGCGAAGATCCGGTGCACTGGAACGACACCCGCCACGAGGTCGAACGTAACGGCCGCGGCTTCTGGAACATCACCAAGTACGAAGACGTCAAAATGATGTCGCGCAATCCCCTGCTGTTCTCGTCATGGGAGGGCGGCACCAACATCTTCGAGCTCTCCGGCGATGATCTGCACGGGTCGCGCTCGATGATGCTCAACATGGACCCGCCCCAGCACGTCAAGTACCGCCGGCTGGTGGCCCACAACTTCACGCCGCGCATGATCGACCGGCTCGAGTCCCACATCCGCGACCTCGCGCGCGAGATCATCGACAACATCGCCGAGCGCGGAAGCTGCGACTTCATCATGGACGTTGCTGCCCAGCTGCCGATGAAGACGATCATGGAAATCGTCGGCGTACCCGAAGAAGACCAGCAGCGCCTGTTCGACGTGACCAACAAGCTCGTCGGGTTCGACGATCCGGAGTACCAGGGATCCTTCGACGAAGGCCGCATGGCGGCCGCCGAAGTCGCAATGTACGGGCAGAAGCTGGCCGACCTGGTGTCGGAATGCCCGATGGACAACCTCGCGAGCGCGCTCTACCACGGCAAGGTCGACGGCCAGTCGCTCGACCCGCTGCAGTACAACTACTTCTTCCTGATGCTGATGGTTGCGGGCAACGAAACCACCCGGACGATGACCGCGCACGGCATGCGCCTGCTGATGGAGCATCCCGATCAGCGCCGCAAGCTCATCGAAGACCCGTCGCTCATCCCGAATGCCGTCGAGGAGTTCCTCCGCTACAACCCGCCGGTCATGTACTTCCGGCGCACGCTGACCGATGACTTCCAGCTGCGTGGCAAGCTGCTGCGCAAAGGCGACAAGGTCGTCATGTGGTACCCGTCGGCCAATCGCGACGAGGATATCTACGCCGATCCGGATCGCTTCGACGTGACCAGGAACATCCCGGAGCACCTCGGCCTCGGCATCGGCGAGCACTACTGCCTGGGTGCAAGCTTCGCGCGCGCCCAGCTCCGCTCGATCTTCACCGAGATCCTGACGAGGCTGCCCGACATGCAGCCGGCCGGCCCCATGCGGTTCCTGCGCTCGAACTTCGTGCAGGGGATCAAGGAAATGCCGGTCCGGTACACGCCGGCCCGTCGTACTCCGGCGCCGCACGCCAGCGGTACGGTCAC